A genomic window from Candidatus Deferrimicrobium borealis includes:
- the mrdA gene encoding penicillin-binding protein 2, whose protein sequence is MTSRIRKREQDPDITRRSRLLLYVAFGAFALLLGRLYWLQVVESERYRNLAENNRLRLRTVRAPRGLILDRKGRAIAETQGSFDLVCSPVDVTDLEAEIGLLAEIVEFDVDINEVLDKIRTAKRTNPFSGITVARDLRFEQVSVIEFNRENLPGFSVLVAAKRSYPYGTAFAHVLGYVGEASPQELDQSDDDSLAMGDLVGKYGLERLMDNVLRGVNGGRKVEVDAAGRDQRLVEEVPSRSGGAVHTSLDADLQVTAQEALGNRAGAVIALAPRTGEVLAFFSGPAFDPNVFARGIRKAEWQALNTDPRKPMQNKGLQGTYAPGSTIKPFLAMAALEEKMQEREKIVLCPGSYRLGNRVFRCWREKGHGAVDMYRAIVQSCDVYFYTLGLKLGPDRVAKLEKDAGLGTITGIDLPGERKGLVPDVEWKRTVSKERWYDYESVLLGIGQGAVHLTPLEMSVGYAALATGGEVMVPRVVSKVIAKDGKVRVHAPKMLRKLPWTPENVEFMRKALAGVVNDYGTGGGAKLPGIVVGGKTGTAQVASVKGKMIKSEDLPYQIRDHAWFVAFAPVDDPQIVVAAMVEHGGHGGSAAAPIVKAVMQEFFRTRPVGPPRKEGA, encoded by the coding sequence ATGACGAGCCGGATCCGCAAGCGGGAGCAGGACCCTGACATCACCCGCCGATCGCGTCTTCTCCTCTACGTGGCCTTCGGGGCGTTCGCGCTCCTCCTCGGACGGCTCTACTGGCTCCAGGTGGTGGAATCCGAACGGTACCGGAATCTCGCGGAGAACAACCGTCTTCGACTCCGAACGGTCCGCGCGCCGCGGGGACTGATTCTCGACCGGAAGGGGAGGGCGATCGCGGAAACCCAAGGGTCCTTCGATCTCGTCTGCTCCCCGGTGGACGTGACGGACCTCGAGGCGGAGATCGGCCTTCTCGCCGAAATCGTGGAGTTCGACGTCGACATCAACGAGGTGCTCGACAAGATCCGCACGGCGAAGCGGACCAACCCCTTCAGCGGCATCACCGTGGCGCGGGACCTCCGGTTCGAGCAGGTCTCGGTCATCGAGTTCAACCGGGAGAACCTCCCCGGTTTCTCTGTCCTGGTCGCGGCGAAACGGAGCTACCCCTACGGCACGGCCTTCGCGCATGTCCTCGGGTACGTGGGCGAGGCGAGTCCGCAGGAGTTGGATCAGTCGGATGACGACTCGCTGGCGATGGGGGACCTGGTCGGCAAGTACGGCCTGGAGCGGCTGATGGACAACGTCCTGCGCGGGGTGAACGGCGGCCGGAAAGTGGAGGTGGACGCGGCCGGGAGAGACCAGCGGCTCGTCGAGGAGGTGCCGTCCCGATCCGGCGGCGCCGTGCACACTTCGCTGGATGCGGACCTCCAGGTGACGGCCCAGGAGGCGCTCGGAAACCGGGCGGGGGCAGTGATCGCCCTCGCGCCGCGGACCGGGGAGGTCCTGGCGTTTTTCTCCGGCCCCGCGTTCGACCCGAACGTGTTCGCGCGCGGGATCCGGAAGGCCGAATGGCAGGCGCTGAACACCGATCCGCGCAAGCCGATGCAGAACAAGGGTCTGCAGGGGACGTACGCCCCGGGATCCACGATCAAGCCGTTCCTCGCGATGGCGGCCCTCGAGGAGAAGATGCAGGAGAGGGAAAAGATCGTCCTTTGCCCCGGGTCGTACCGTCTCGGGAACCGGGTCTTCCGGTGCTGGAGGGAGAAGGGGCACGGGGCGGTCGACATGTACCGGGCGATCGTCCAGTCGTGCGACGTCTACTTCTACACGCTCGGGTTGAAGCTGGGACCCGACCGGGTGGCGAAGCTCGAGAAGGACGCGGGGCTCGGGACGATCACGGGGATCGACCTTCCCGGGGAGCGGAAGGGGCTGGTCCCGGATGTGGAATGGAAGCGCACCGTGAGCAAGGAACGGTGGTACGACTACGAGAGCGTGCTCCTCGGGATCGGCCAGGGGGCGGTTCACCTCACTCCCCTCGAGATGTCCGTCGGCTATGCCGCGCTGGCGACGGGCGGCGAGGTGATGGTTCCCCGCGTCGTGTCGAAGGTGATCGCGAAAGACGGGAAGGTACGGGTCCATGCCCCCAAGATGCTCCGGAAGCTCCCATGGACCCCGGAGAACGTGGAGTTCATGCGGAAAGCGCTTGCCGGCGTGGTGAACGACTACGGCACGGGCGGGGGGGCGAAGCTTCCCGGGATCGTGGTGGGCGGGAAGACGGGCACCGCGCAGGTCGCCTCGGTGAAGGGGAAGATGATCAAGTCCGAGGACCTTCCGTACCAGATCCGCGACCACGCGTGGTTCGTCGCGTTCGCCCCGGTGGACGACCCGCAGATCGTCGTGGCGGCGATGGTGGAGCACGGCGGGCACGGCGGATCCGCCGCCGCTCCGATCGTCAAGGCGGTGATGCAGGAATTTTTCCGCACCCGGCCCGTCGGCCCGCCGCGAAAGGAGGGCGCGTGA
- a CDS encoding thermonuclease family protein has protein sequence MQVLTTGSTEAVTVRLIGIDAPERSHPSLGKEFFSDEAASHLASLCGGKTVRMEKDAEESDKYDRLLRYVFLPSPDGRLLNEEMLGAGMAHVYTRFPFSRKDAFLSAEGKARREGKGLWKDGGMAEARWLAAGNAAPVEVYPSGGRTFVLTHKGLAKAGVERADLSKEIEGILRLRGELSDAEFASKARDRGFRTIDPSKAGSAGSESPGRRAHPTAPATGGTVIPWEEAHRHQGEEIVVEGTIVRTHRAEKVIYLNFHANWKRYLTLVIHVKDLPHFPTDPEKAYRGRKVRVRGEVKLYKDRPEMVVRSPGDITVVP, from the coding sequence TTGCAGGTCCTCACGACAGGGAGCACGGAGGCCGTGACCGTGCGTCTCATCGGGATCGACGCCCCCGAGCGGAGCCACCCGTCCCTCGGGAAGGAGTTCTTCTCCGACGAGGCCGCCTCCCATCTCGCCTCCCTCTGCGGTGGAAAGACCGTCCGGATGGAGAAGGACGCCGAGGAGTCCGACAAGTACGATCGTCTCCTGCGGTACGTCTTCCTCCCGTCGCCGGACGGGCGCCTGTTGAACGAGGAGATGCTCGGCGCCGGGATGGCCCATGTCTACACGCGGTTCCCCTTCTCCAGGAAAGACGCATTTCTCTCCGCCGAGGGGAAGGCGCGACGGGAGGGGAAGGGACTCTGGAAGGACGGAGGGATGGCGGAAGCGCGGTGGCTCGCCGCGGGGAACGCCGCTCCCGTCGAGGTGTACCCCTCCGGCGGAAGGACCTTCGTTCTCACCCACAAGGGGCTCGCGAAAGCGGGGGTGGAACGCGCGGACCTTTCGAAGGAGATCGAGGGGATCCTGCGGCTGCGGGGAGAGCTGTCGGACGCCGAGTTCGCGTCGAAGGCCCGGGACCGGGGGTTTCGAACGATCGATCCATCGAAGGCAGGCTCCGCCGGATCGGAATCCCCGGGACGGCGCGCACACCCGACGGCTCCCGCTACCGGTGGGACAGTGATCCCCTGGGAGGAAGCCCACCGTCACCAGGGCGAAGAGATCGTCGTCGAGGGGACGATCGTCCGGACCCACCGGGCGGAGAAGGTCATCTACCTGAACTTCCACGCGAACTGGAAGCGGTATCTCACGCTCGTCATCCACGTGAAGGACCTCCCCCACTTCCCGACGGACCCCGAGAAGGCGTACCGGGGAAGAAAGGTCCGCGTCCGCGGCGAGGTGAAACTCTACAAGGACCGCCCGGAGATGGTCGTGCGATCGCCGGGAGACATCACCGTCGTCCCGTAA
- a CDS encoding SurA N-terminal domain-containing protein: MLSILRRNAGSWAIKIILSFIALTFIWWGVGTYSERDRNVAATVGGETITMNELSGAVANLEKSYREVYGAAFTPEMAKTLDLRKQAMDSLVQRKILLAEAAKMGLSATDEEVQREIAAVPAFQQSGQFRDELYRSVLSYNRVTPAEFEATRRVEITMKKVKDLVAAGALVPETEAKELFRVSSRKVRLLVVSADPGKGKADAPTEGEILAKYEQGKERFRTPARVKLVVAAFTPDHFGREVTPSEAEIKAFHETNSDRFRTEERRLVSRIVLPFGKKDRDAVRKKAEETLVKASKGKAEFDALAKASARGKNGEAWISRKDAGTALSEPLFQAAVDTVVGPIELPGSFVLARVNRIRFPEALPLSQVRDLVIEQIRREKGKDLAVVKAYEALPKATAGKSVKATAALFGVPVVETGWVGAEGAPGLPAALVQDALLLPSGEVAPVKTVGDAHYLFQVTAKEDSRVPPLSEVRDKVVAEVARGKKAAAARTALEQVLAASNTAAELEANARNAGLSSSLTAWFAPLSEPLPEALAGADDLRKALSALSTTAPVSRKVYQGREGNLLGVAYSGEQLPSDTEWAIKKDALLEGVAQQKQSVILEAFLSDRIKSVKVEIHPEALK, from the coding sequence ATGCTCTCCATACTCCGCCGCAACGCCGGCTCCTGGGCCATCAAGATCATCCTCTCCTTCATCGCGTTGACCTTCATCTGGTGGGGAGTCGGCACCTACTCCGAACGGGACCGGAACGTGGCCGCCACCGTGGGCGGAGAGACGATCACGATGAACGAACTGTCCGGGGCCGTTGCCAACCTCGAGAAGTCGTACCGGGAGGTGTACGGGGCCGCATTCACCCCGGAGATGGCCAAGACGCTCGACCTGAGGAAGCAGGCGATGGACTCCCTGGTCCAGCGAAAAATCCTGCTCGCGGAGGCCGCGAAGATGGGGCTGTCGGCCACGGACGAGGAGGTGCAGCGGGAGATCGCCGCCGTTCCCGCGTTCCAGCAAAGCGGACAGTTCCGGGACGAGTTGTACCGCTCGGTCCTTTCCTATAACCGCGTCACGCCGGCCGAGTTCGAGGCCACCCGACGGGTCGAGATCACGATGAAGAAGGTCAAGGATCTGGTCGCCGCCGGGGCGCTCGTCCCGGAGACGGAAGCGAAGGAGCTTTTCCGGGTTTCCTCGCGAAAGGTCCGGCTCCTGGTGGTATCGGCGGATCCCGGGAAGGGGAAGGCCGACGCTCCGACCGAGGGAGAGATCCTCGCGAAATACGAACAGGGGAAGGAACGGTTCCGGACTCCGGCGCGGGTGAAACTCGTCGTCGCAGCCTTCACTCCCGATCACTTCGGCCGGGAGGTCACCCCCTCGGAGGCCGAGATCAAGGCGTTCCACGAGACGAACTCCGACCGGTTCCGCACCGAGGAGCGGCGGCTGGTCTCGCGCATCGTCCTGCCCTTCGGGAAAAAGGACAGGGATGCGGTGCGGAAGAAGGCCGAGGAGACCCTCGTCAAGGCGTCGAAGGGGAAGGCCGAATTCGATGCATTGGCGAAAGCGTCTGCCCGCGGGAAAAACGGAGAGGCGTGGATCTCGCGCAAGGACGCCGGAACGGCCCTCTCGGAGCCGCTCTTCCAGGCCGCCGTGGACACCGTGGTCGGTCCCATCGAACTGCCCGGCAGCTTCGTCCTCGCCCGCGTGAACAGGATCCGGTTCCCGGAGGCGCTCCCCCTCTCCCAGGTACGCGACCTTGTCATTGAGCAGATTCGTCGCGAGAAGGGGAAAGACCTGGCCGTCGTCAAGGCGTACGAAGCGCTGCCGAAGGCGACCGCCGGGAAATCCGTGAAGGCGACGGCGGCACTGTTCGGGGTACCGGTCGTGGAGACCGGGTGGGTGGGGGCGGAAGGGGCGCCCGGCCTCCCCGCGGCGCTGGTCCAGGACGCGCTGCTGCTTCCATCGGGCGAGGTGGCCCCCGTGAAGACCGTGGGGGACGCCCACTACCTCTTCCAGGTGACGGCGAAGGAGGACTCCCGCGTCCCCCCCCTGTCGGAGGTGCGCGACAAGGTCGTCGCGGAGGTCGCCCGCGGGAAAAAGGCGGCGGCGGCGCGAACGGCGCTGGAGCAGGTCCTCGCGGCCTCGAACACGGCGGCGGAACTCGAGGCGAACGCGAGGAACGCGGGGCTTTCTTCCTCCCTCACCGCCTGGTTCGCCCCCCTCTCGGAACCGCTCCCCGAGGCGCTCGCCGGGGCCGACGACCTTCGGAAAGCCCTCTCCGCCCTCTCCACGACGGCGCCGGTCTCCCGGAAGGTGTACCAGGGACGGGAAGGGAATCTCCTCGGCGTAGCGTATTCCGGCGAGCAGCTTCCCTCCGACACGGAGTGGGCGATAAAGAAGGACGCCCTCCTGGAGGGGGTGGCGCAGCAGAAGCAGAGCGTGATCCTCGAGGCCTTCCTTTCGGACCGCATCAAGAGCGTGAAGGTGGAGATTCACCCCGAAGCGTTGAAGTAG
- the mreC gene encoding rod shape-determining protein MreC yields the protein MALLVAAIQVFVRPSSTLERAEPVRAAGVVLFRPLYSAADFLRGGLSGVWNRYIALVGVSRENERLRKEVTELRESLHATRDAVLENRRLKELLSYSQTVERRTLGARVVGHDVSPWFRAIFLGTGSEAGIESGMSVITPYGAVGRIHKVHPGLSEVLLVTDGRFAADVMVERSRVRAIAEGVGGNFCRLKYVSPAQDVAVGDRIVFSGFDGSMPKGVLLGTVVSVDRPKESLFQKVKVQGAVNFQDAEEVMVILSRPSVPFRAVKD from the coding sequence GTGGCGCTCCTGGTCGCGGCGATCCAGGTCTTTGTCCGCCCTTCGTCGACCCTTGAGCGCGCCGAGCCGGTCCGCGCCGCCGGGGTCGTACTCTTCCGTCCCCTCTACTCCGCCGCGGATTTCCTGCGCGGCGGCCTTTCCGGCGTGTGGAACCGGTACATCGCCCTGGTGGGCGTGTCCAGGGAGAACGAGCGGCTTCGGAAGGAAGTGACGGAGCTCCGGGAGAGTCTCCACGCGACCCGGGACGCCGTCCTCGAGAACCGTCGACTGAAGGAGCTCCTGAGCTACTCGCAGACCGTCGAACGCCGGACCCTCGGGGCGCGCGTGGTCGGACACGACGTCTCCCCCTGGTTCCGGGCGATCTTCCTCGGCACGGGCTCGGAGGCGGGGATCGAGTCCGGGATGTCCGTGATCACACCCTACGGCGCGGTCGGGCGGATCCACAAGGTCCACCCCGGGCTTTCCGAGGTGCTGCTCGTCACGGACGGCAGGTTCGCGGCCGACGTGATGGTCGAGCGCAGCCGGGTTCGCGCCATCGCGGAAGGGGTGGGTGGGAACTTCTGCCGGCTGAAGTACGTCTCCCCGGCGCAGGACGTCGCGGTGGGGGACCGGATCGTCTTTTCGGGGTTCGACGGGAGCATGCCCAAAGGGGTTCTCCTCGGGACCGTTGTCAGCGTCGACCGCCCGAAGGAGAGCCTTTTCCAGAAAGTGAAGGTTCAGGGCGCGGTGAACTTCCAGGACGCCGAAGAGGTGATGGTGATCCTCTCCCGCCCCTCCGTGCCGTTCCGGGCGGTAAAAGATTGA
- a CDS encoding sodium-translocating pyrophosphatase yields MAALVLVLLATAANASEADLIIPDLAKVSFLGVNGHNLLLWGLLICVLGIAFSLVQFSQIRNLPVHKSMLEISELIWETCKTYLIQQGKFLAILWVFIAAIMVWYFSREMDSFKVGVIVVFSIVGILGSYSVAWFGIRMNTFANSRTAFAGLKGKPYPTLEIPLKAGMSIGMLLIAVELVLMLIILLFVPGEMAGPCFIGFAIGESLGAAALRIAGGIFTKIADIGADLMKIVFKIKEDDVRNPGVIADCTGDNAGDSVGPTADGFETYGVTGVALITFILLAVGHKLDPAAKEGIQIQLLVWIFVMRIGMIVTSAVSYGINGVYNRGKYGESAKFNFEHPLTSLIWLTSFVSIAMTYLLSYLLIPALGDGTLWWKLSTIITCGTLAGAIIPELVKIFTSTNSGHVREVVTASREGGASLNILSGLIAGNFAAYWLGLAIIALMAGGYAVSTLGLGDIMVAPAIFAFGLIAFGFLGMGPVTIAVDSYGPVTDNAQSVYELSAIEEIPNIKQDIKKTFGFEADFENAKVYLEENDGAGNTFKATAKPVLIGTAVVGATTLIFSIIQLLSAKYGTVGPLGIYEGLSIMNPLFLLGLITGGAVIYWFSGASCQAVTTGAYRAVEFIKKNIKLEGGGERASVEDSKKVVEICTQYAQKGMFNIFLVVFFSTLAFACVNHYYFIGYLISIAIFGLYQAIFMANAGAAWDNAKKLVETELNMKGTELHAACVVGDTVGDPYKDTSSVAMNPIIKFTTLFGLLAVELAITLDPAVSHTLAAVFFLISAFFVYRSFYGMRIKTDEA; encoded by the coding sequence ATGGCGGCGCTGGTTCTCGTCCTGCTGGCCACCGCGGCCAACGCGAGCGAGGCGGATCTGATCATCCCCGACCTGGCCAAGGTGAGCTTCCTCGGGGTGAACGGGCACAACCTGCTGCTGTGGGGGCTCCTGATCTGCGTCCTGGGCATCGCCTTCAGCCTCGTCCAGTTCTCGCAGATCCGGAACCTGCCGGTCCACAAGTCGATGCTCGAGATCTCCGAGCTGATCTGGGAGACGTGCAAGACGTACCTGATCCAGCAGGGGAAGTTCCTCGCCATCCTGTGGGTCTTCATCGCCGCGATCATGGTCTGGTACTTCAGCCGCGAGATGGATTCCTTCAAGGTCGGGGTCATCGTCGTCTTCAGCATCGTCGGCATCCTCGGCAGCTACTCGGTGGCGTGGTTCGGGATCCGGATGAACACGTTCGCCAACTCGCGGACCGCCTTCGCCGGGCTGAAGGGGAAGCCGTACCCGACGCTGGAGATCCCTCTCAAGGCCGGGATGAGCATCGGGATGCTCCTGATCGCGGTCGAGCTGGTCCTCATGCTCATCATCCTCCTCTTCGTCCCCGGTGAGATGGCGGGTCCCTGTTTCATCGGCTTCGCCATCGGCGAGTCGCTGGGCGCGGCGGCGCTGCGGATCGCGGGCGGCATCTTCACCAAGATCGCCGACATCGGGGCGGACCTGATGAAGATCGTCTTCAAGATCAAGGAGGACGACGTGCGCAACCCCGGCGTCATCGCCGACTGCACGGGCGACAACGCGGGCGACTCGGTCGGCCCCACGGCGGACGGCTTCGAGACGTACGGCGTCACGGGCGTGGCCCTCATCACCTTCATCCTCCTCGCGGTCGGGCACAAGCTGGACCCCGCCGCGAAGGAGGGGATCCAGATCCAGCTCCTGGTCTGGATCTTCGTGATGCGCATCGGGATGATCGTGACGAGCGCCGTCTCCTACGGGATCAACGGCGTCTACAACCGGGGGAAGTACGGCGAGTCGGCCAAGTTCAACTTCGAGCACCCGCTGACCTCCCTCATCTGGCTCACCTCGTTCGTCTCCATCGCGATGACGTACCTGCTGTCGTACCTGCTGATCCCGGCGCTGGGCGACGGGACGCTCTGGTGGAAGCTCTCCACGATCATCACCTGCGGGACCCTGGCGGGGGCAATCATCCCCGAGCTGGTCAAGATCTTCACCTCCACGAACTCGGGCCACGTCCGCGAGGTGGTCACGGCTTCCCGCGAGGGCGGCGCGTCCCTCAACATCCTCTCGGGCCTGATCGCCGGGAACTTCGCCGCCTACTGGCTGGGGCTCGCGATCATCGCCCTGATGGCGGGCGGCTACGCGGTCTCCACGCTGGGGCTGGGCGACATCATGGTGGCCCCGGCGATCTTCGCCTTCGGGCTGATCGCCTTCGGCTTCCTCGGGATGGGGCCGGTCACGATCGCCGTCGACTCCTACGGCCCGGTGACCGACAACGCCCAGTCGGTGTACGAGCTCTCCGCGATCGAGGAGATCCCGAACATCAAGCAGGACATCAAGAAGACGTTCGGTTTCGAGGCCGACTTCGAGAACGCGAAGGTGTACCTCGAGGAGAACGACGGGGCGGGAAACACCTTCAAGGCGACCGCCAAGCCGGTGCTCATCGGAACGGCCGTCGTCGGCGCGACCACCCTCATCTTTTCGATCATCCAGCTCCTTTCGGCGAAATACGGCACGGTGGGGCCCCTGGGGATCTACGAAGGGCTTTCCATCATGAACCCGCTCTTCCTTCTCGGGCTGATCACCGGCGGGGCCGTGATCTACTGGTTCTCCGGGGCGTCGTGCCAGGCGGTGACCACCGGCGCCTACCGGGCGGTCGAGTTCATCAAGAAGAACATCAAGCTCGAGGGCGGCGGCGAGAGGGCATCGGTCGAGGACAGCAAGAAGGTCGTCGAGATCTGCACGCAGTACGCGCAGAAGGGGATGTTCAACATCTTCCTGGTCGTCTTCTTCAGCACCCTGGCCTTCGCGTGCGTGAACCATTACTACTTCATCGGGTACCTGATCTCGATCGCGATCTTCGGCCTCTACCAGGCGATCTTCATGGCGAACGCCGGCGCCGCCTGGGACAACGCGAAGAAGCTCGTCGAGACCGAGCTCAACATGAAGGGGACGGAGCTCCACGCCGCCTGCGTCGTGGGCGACACCGTCGGGGACCCGTACAAGGACACCTCGTCGGTCGCCATGAACCCGATCATCAAGTTCACCACGCTGTTCGGGCTGCTGGCGGTCGAGCTGGCGATCACGCTCGACCCGGCCGTGAGCCACACCCTTGCGGCGGTCTTCTTCCTCATCTCCGCGTTCTTCGTCTACCGGTCGTTCTACGGGATGCGGATCAAGACGGACGAGGCGTAA
- a CDS encoding rod shape-determining protein — protein MIFDRLLGLFSHDLAIDLGTATTLVYVKGEGIICSEPSAVAVHRDTRGTKKVLAVGIEAKRMIGRTPGNIVAIRPIKDGVIADFEVTEAMLRYFIRKAHKARTLVRPRIIICVPYGCTEVERRAVRESAQSAGAREVYLIEEPLAAAIGAGLPITEPSGNMVVDIGGGTTEVAVISLGGIVKSQSVRVAGDKMDEAILQFVKRKYNLLIGEPTAEYIKVTIGNAFPGISESVEIKGLDMVSGVPKALTLHSDEVREALSEPVRIIVDAVKSVFEETPPELAGDIYDRGIVLAGGGALLRNLDVLLREETGLPVTVAEDPLSCVVLGSGKALDELDLLRQVALH, from the coding sequence ATGATTTTCGACCGGCTGCTCGGGCTGTTTTCCCATGATCTGGCGATCGACCTCGGCACCGCGACGACGCTGGTGTACGTGAAGGGGGAGGGGATCATCTGCTCCGAGCCTTCCGCCGTTGCGGTCCACCGGGACACCCGGGGAACCAAGAAGGTGCTCGCCGTCGGGATCGAGGCGAAGCGGATGATCGGACGCACGCCGGGGAACATCGTGGCGATCCGCCCGATCAAGGACGGCGTCATCGCCGATTTCGAAGTCACCGAGGCGATGCTCCGTTACTTCATCCGGAAGGCACACAAGGCCCGCACCCTCGTACGGCCCCGCATCATCATTTGCGTCCCCTACGGATGCACCGAGGTGGAGCGTCGCGCCGTCCGCGAGTCCGCGCAGAGCGCCGGCGCCCGGGAAGTGTATCTGATCGAGGAGCCGCTGGCGGCCGCGATCGGGGCGGGGCTCCCGATCACCGAGCCGTCCGGCAACATGGTCGTCGACATCGGCGGGGGGACGACCGAGGTGGCGGTCATCTCCCTCGGAGGGATCGTCAAGAGCCAGTCGGTGCGGGTTGCCGGCGACAAGATGGACGAGGCGATCCTCCAGTTCGTGAAGCGGAAGTACAACCTGCTGATCGGCGAGCCGACGGCGGAATATATAAAGGTGACGATCGGGAACGCATTCCCGGGAATCTCGGAATCCGTGGAGATCAAGGGACTTGACATGGTTTCCGGGGTGCCCAAGGCGCTCACCCTGCACTCGGACGAGGTGCGCGAGGCGCTGTCCGAGCCGGTCCGGATCATCGTCGATGCCGTAAAAAGCGTATTCGAGGAAACCCCGCCGGAACTGGCGGGAGACATCTACGACCGCGGGATCGTACTCGCCGGCGGTGGGGCGCTGCTGCGCAACCTCGACGTCCTGCTGCGGGAAGAAACGGGGCTCCCCGTCACGGTGGCGGAGGATCCCCTCTCCTGCGTGGTGCTCGGGTCCGGCAAGGCGCTGGACGAACTCGACCTGCTCCGGCAGGTGGCCCTACACTAG
- the rodA gene encoding rod shape-determining protein RodA, whose product MTGPSKWARMDWPLLINALALCAIGLLNVYSGTRVHGTPGTALVVKQLVWILLGVAGFFAVFLISDGFIEETANGFFLAVLLLLVVVLLAGKVRGGAQRWIAFGAFNFQPSEFAKIAVTLALARYLSSKYRYGGIGLKEFLPGIGFVLAPFLLVALQPDLGSAGVFLFILAGMAVVACVHWKLLAFFAAAGVGAVPVLWFFMKEYQRQRVLTFLNPELDPLGAGYHVIQSKIAVGSGGIIGKGYLQGTQGSLRFLPEQHTDFAFAVFSEEWGFLGSLLLLALFLLLVYRLFFLTARSQDRFASFACGGIAVFFLTHIVINLAMVCGLFPVVGIPLPFVSYGGSSMLTGMMALGVAANLSRSRFTFQGSGGRRRGIGS is encoded by the coding sequence GTGACCGGTCCGTCGAAATGGGCGCGGATGGACTGGCCGCTGCTGATCAACGCGCTGGCCCTCTGCGCGATCGGGCTGCTGAACGTCTACTCCGGAACGCGGGTCCACGGCACTCCCGGGACCGCCCTTGTGGTCAAGCAGCTCGTCTGGATCCTTCTCGGAGTCGCCGGTTTCTTCGCCGTCTTCCTGATCAGCGACGGCTTCATCGAAGAGACCGCGAACGGCTTCTTCCTCGCCGTGCTCCTTCTCCTCGTGGTGGTGCTGCTGGCGGGTAAGGTTCGCGGGGGAGCACAGCGGTGGATCGCCTTCGGCGCGTTCAACTTCCAGCCGTCGGAGTTCGCGAAGATCGCCGTCACGCTTGCCCTGGCCCGGTATCTCTCGTCGAAATACCGGTACGGCGGGATCGGGCTGAAGGAATTCCTCCCGGGGATCGGATTCGTCCTCGCTCCCTTCCTCCTCGTGGCGCTCCAGCCCGACCTGGGGAGCGCGGGGGTTTTCCTCTTCATCCTCGCGGGGATGGCAGTGGTGGCGTGCGTTCACTGGAAGCTGCTCGCTTTTTTCGCGGCGGCCGGCGTGGGCGCGGTTCCCGTCCTCTGGTTCTTCATGAAGGAGTACCAGCGGCAGCGGGTGCTCACCTTCCTGAACCCCGAGCTCGACCCGCTGGGGGCGGGGTATCACGTGATCCAGTCGAAGATCGCGGTGGGGTCCGGCGGGATCATCGGGAAGGGGTACCTGCAGGGGACCCAGGGGTCGCTCCGGTTCCTGCCGGAGCAGCACACCGATTTCGCCTTCGCCGTCTTTTCCGAGGAGTGGGGATTCCTCGGGTCCCTCCTGCTGCTCGCACTGTTCCTGCTGCTGGTCTACCGTCTCTTCTTCCTCACCGCCCGGTCGCAGGATCGGTTCGCATCGTTCGCATGCGGGGGGATCGCGGTTTTCTTCCTGACCCACATCGTCATCAACTTGGCGATGGTGTGCGGTCTGTTCCCCGTCGTCGGGATCCCGCTTCCGTTCGTCAGCTACGGCGGGTCGTCGATGCTGACCGGGATGATGGCGCTGGGCGTAGCGGCGAACCTGTCCCGTTCCCGGTTCACGTTCCAGGGGAGCGGGGGGAGACGGCGAGGGATCGGTTCCTGA